ATCACTGGACGCGCACGCTGGACGGTGGCTTCCACAACGGCTGTGAACGGATCCAACCCTTCCTCTTTGTTGTGCTGAATCTGCCCGATCAGGATCAGCGTGTTGCGCATCAAGATGCCCGACAGCGCAATTAGGCCGACCAGCGCGTTGATGCCGAACGGCTGCCCGAACAGAATCAAGGTGGGTACGACACCAATCAGGCCGAGGGGGCTGGTCAGGAACACCATGACCATCGCCGGGATGGACCGCACCTGGAAGATGAGAATCAGCAGGGTAACTGCCAGCATGATCGGGAACAGCGGCAGCATGGCCTTCGTCGCTTTGCCCGATTCTTCGATGGAACCCGCTTGTTCAATGCGGTATCCGCTGGGCAGTTTCTCGATGATCGGCTGAAGCTGCTTGCTGAGGGCTGTCGACACGTCGGGCGGTTGCAGGCCATCGGCAATATCGCCTCGCACCGTGATGGTCGGCATGCGATCGCGCCGGCGGATGATGGGCTCTTCCATGCGCACATCGATCTTGCCCACCTGCGAGAGCGGAACGCGCTGCCCGTTGGCGCCAGCCAGTGTGAAGTCGCCAATCTTGGCCGGATCAAGTCGGATGTCGCCGGCCGAGCGCGCGGTCACCTGCACGGTGCGGATGTCCTCGCGCACCGCCGTCACAGGAATGCCGTTGAGCAGGAATTGCAGTTGTTGCGCGACGGCGCTGGAGGTCAGCCCCACGGCCTGCAAGCGGTCCTGCTGCAAGGTGAAGTGCAGCGTAGGTACACGCATTCCCCAATCGGTATTGACCGTGCGCATCATCGGGCTGGCGTCCATGACTTGCCGGACATCGGCCGCGATGCGGCGCAACGTCTCCGCATCCGGGCCGGTCACGCGGTAGGCAACCGGGAACGGAGAATACGGACCGAACACGAGCTGGGTAACACGCACGCGCGCCTCGGGGGCAAGACCGTCGGCAATGGCCTGGCGCAGGCGCTGCTTCAATGCGTCACGTTCTTCCTGGCTGTCAGTGCGGATCACGATCTTGGCGAACGACGAATCCGGCAGTTCCGGCCCCATTGCCAGATAGAAGCGCGGCGCACCCTGGCCAACATACGACGTCACGATCTGGGCTTCCTTCTGTTTGGCGAGCCAAGCTTCCAGCTTTGCGGTGGCTGCGCTGGTCTGGTTGATCGACGTGCCATAGGGCATCTGCACTTCGACCAGTACTTCGGGTCGATCCGAGATCGGGAAGAACTGTTTCTTGACCACCGCCATGCCGAGGATGGCCAAGGCGAAGAGCCCGACGACCGAACCCGCGACCAGCCATTTGCGCGCAATCACACGCCCGAGCAGCGCACGGAAGCGGTTGTAGCGTGGCGTGTCGTAAATCGCATCGTGGCCGCCTTCGACCTTCTTGAAGTCGGGCAGCATCTTCACACCCAGGTAAGGCGTGAACACCACCGCGACAACCCAGGACGCAATCAGCGCAATGCCCACGATCCAGAACATGTTGCTGGTGTATTCACCCGCGGTGGATCGCGCAAAACCATTGGGCATGAAGCCGACAGCGGTCACCAGCGTGCCCGATAGCATGGGCGCCGCAGTGTGGCTCCACGCATAGGCCGAAGCGGCGACGCGGCTGTAGCCCTCTTCCATCTTCACCACCATCATTTCGATGGCGATGATGGCGTCATCCACCAGCAAGCCCAGCGCCAGAATCAAAGATCCAAGCGTGATGCGGTCGAAGTTCTTGCCTGTGGCCGCCATCACCACGAAGACCACCGCCAGTGTCAACGGCACGGCCGCGGCCACCACTAGGCCCGCGCGCCAGCCCATGCTGACGAAGCTCACCAGCATGACCACCAGCAGCGCTGCGAAGAACTTGAGCATGAACTCATCGACGGCAGCGCTGATGTTGACCGCCTGGTCCGTCACCTTGGTCAAGCTCATGCCGAGCGGCATGTCGGCGTTGATGGCGCCGACCTCCTTGTCGAGCGCCTTGCCAAGGTCCAGCCCGTTCCAGCCTTCGCGCATGACGATGCCCAGCAGCAAGGCAGGCTGCCCACCATTGCGCACCATGAACGTGGCCGGATCTTCATAGCCGCGCTTGACCGTGGCAATGTCCGACAGCTTCAACGTGCGGCCCTGCGATACAACCGGCGTATCGCGAATCTTCTGCAGCTCGTCGAACGCACCGTCCAGGCGGATGAAGACCTGCGGCCCTTTCGTTTCTACCGAGCCGGCCGCCGTCAGGGCATTCTGGTTGTTGAGCGCAGCAAACACCTCTTGCGGACTCACGCCGAGCGTCGCCAACCGGTCATGTGAAAACTCGACGTAGATGCGCTCCGACTGCTCGCCGATGATGTTGACCTTCTTCACGCCGGGCACGTGCAGTAATCGCTGGCGCAGTGTCTCCGCGTCGCGCACGAGCACACGTTGTGGTTCGCCCTGCGCCTTGAGCGCAAACAGCGCAAAGGTCACGTCCGCATATTCGTCATTGACCATCGGCCCGATCACGCCGGGCGGGAGGTTGGCCACCTCGTCGCTGACCTTCTTGCGCGCTTGATAGAACTCCTCCTGGACTTCCGATGGCGGCGTGCTATCGAGCAGGGTCAACGTGGTGAACGCCAGGCCCGGCCGGGTGTACGTTTCCGTGCGGTCATACCAGCGCAGCTCCTGTATGCGCTTCTCGATCTTCTCGGCGACCTGGTCTTGCATTTCCTGCGCGGTCGCGCCCGGCCACGCGGTGATGATGGTCATCACCTTGACCGTAAACGCCGGGTCTTCCGCACGGCCCAGCTTGAAGAAGGAAATGAGCCCCGCCAGAGAGATCAGGCAGATGAGGAACAGAGTGACGGCGCGCTCGCGCACGGCGAGCGCCGATAGGTTGAAACGACCTTGGCTCACAGGCGCACCCCCGCGATGGCAGTACTGGCACCCTGACCTGCCACACGGACTTGCTGTCCTTCACGCAGCAGTTGTGCGCCAAGCGCGACGATCCGGTCCCCTTGCTTGACTTGGCCCGCAACCCGAGCACCTTCGTCGCCGAGGCGCACGATGGTGACGGATCGCCACGACACCTTGGCCGGATCCCCCTGGATGACCCACACGCCGGGGCCCTTGCCAGCATCGAACACGGCACCCAGCGGCACCTGCAGATCGCCTTGCGCAGTGGCCGGTCGATCGGGAATCTGGATCGTCACGGTGGCGCCCAGCGGCGCATTGGCCAGTTCCCCATCCAGCACATAGCGTGCGTCGAAGGTGCGGGTAAGCCGATCGGCAGCATCTGACAGCTGCCGCAGCTTGGCAGGTACGCCCGAGCTTTCCCCACCGAAAAGCGTGGCCTGTGCGACAGAGCCAATCGCCGGCCGCAACGTTTCCGGCAACTGGACAACCGCTTCACGGCGGCCGGCGTGTGCCAGGCGCACAACAGCCTGCCCCGCGTTGACGACCTGGCCGGGCTCGGCCAGCGTTTCCACGACCACGCCGTCGCCATCGGCAAGGAGCTCTGCGTAGCGGCTGGCGTTACGCGCAACATCAGCCTGCGCTTCCGCCGCGCTCAACTGGGCTTTGGCCGCGTCCGCCGCAGCCTTGGCCTGGTCATAGGCCGAGGCGGAAATTGCGCCCGTTCCGCGCAGATCGCGGTAGCGGGCTTCGTCTTCCGCCGTCTGTTGCGCGCGTGCCCGCGCGGCGCTCACGGCTTCTTGCTGTGCGTGCGCGGCGAGCTTCAGATCGACCGGGTCGATGCGCATAAGCGGCTGCCCGCGCTTGACGGTTTGCCCCGCATCCACCAGCCGTTCCAACACCTTGCCGGGCACGCGGAACCCGAGGTCACTCTGCACCCTGGCAGCAACGACGCCCGTGAATGAACGCGATGCCGAAGCAACTGGCTGAACGAACGCGGCACGCACCAGGGGCGCCTCGGTACGCGGATCGGCGGGGGCCTTTTCGCCGCAAGCGCTCAACGCCAGCGGCAACGCACAAATAACGGTAGAGGTAACAAAGCGACGCGAAAGCATGAAAGCCCCATCGACGAGATGATCTGGGCCTTCATTCTGGTTCTTGTGACCAATTTAGTCAATGGTCACAAAGAAAAAATCTGCGCGTCAGGGAGAAAGACTCCGAAGCACGAGGCTGGAGAGCAGCCCGGGCGCACTTTCTGTGTAGTCAAAGCTGTACTGCAAAAGCAACGGATTCATGTACGGGCGCATGACCAGGTAGATAGCCGTCGTGGCCTCGTCCAACGGCGTCTTGCGCTCGAAGTCTCCGGTCTCCCGGCCCTCCTGCAGCACATCGCGCAGCACCTTCTGAATGCGCTCTTCGTAGGCGATTACCGCTTGCCAGCGCTCAGTCGCTGCCGAGGCCGCAATCTCGTACAGCTTGCGGTCGTGGGAAAACAGCCGAAGGCTCGCCTCAGTCAAGGCTTTGAACATGCGCCGGAGCTTTTCGGGCGGTGAATCGGCCTCTGCCAGGGCGGCACTCACGTCGGCCTCAATCTCGCGCAGGCAGTTGGCGCAAATCATCTCGCCAATGGCCTGCTTGGACTCGAAGAACTTGTAGATATAGGCCTTGGAAAAACCGATGGCCTTGGCCAGATCGGAAACGGCGGTCTTCTCGTAGCCGTAGCGGCTGAAGTGCTCGGTAGCGGCAGCAACAATCTGGTCTCGCACGTCATGGTCCGCCGGGCCGCGGACGGGAACGGGGTAAGGGGTGGTCTTCATGGGCTCCAGCTTACGCGAGTCGCGATAGTTGAACAACTTGTGACCATTTTGTACTATAGTCACTAAAAATCCGATGGAAAAACCCCATGTTGCCAAAACGCTCCCTTGCGGCCCTTTTCGTTGCCAGCCTGGCAACCGGTTGTGCCGTCGGCCCCGATTATGTGAAGCCCGATGTGCCGGTTCCACAACGACTCCAGGGCCAGACGGCGGTCGAGCAGCGCACCGCCAATGCTGCAGCCGATCTCTCCGCATGGTGGGCCGGCTTTGGCGATCCGCAACTCACGCGGTTCGTGCTGCTCTCGCTGGAACAGAACCTGGACCTCGCACAGGCATTCGCCCGCGTCACGCAAGCGCGTGCGGGCCTTGGCGCTGCCAATGCCGCGTTGCTGCCCTCCGGCAATGTCACGGGCCAGGCCGCGCGTGCGTACCAGTCCGTCGAAACCCCTTTGGGCCGCGTCTTGAATTCGAGGCCCGGCTTCGACCGCTACGGCAACGCTTTTGAGGCCGATGTCAACGCAAGCTGGGAGTTGGACGTATTCGGCGGCCTACGCCGTGGCCGCGAGGCGGCACTTGCCGACTACCAGGCCTCCCAAGCCGGCGCAGTCGCCACACGGCTGGTCGTGGCCGCACAGACTGCCGATATCTACATCACCATCCGCGGCTTGCAGACGCGCCTGAAGGTGGCCCGCCATCAGGTACAGACGCAAGAGGAATTGCTCTCCACCGTCAACCTGCTGTACGGCAAGGGACTGGCGGCCGAGCTTCAAGTCAGGCAGGCCGAAGGCGCACTCGCTCAGGTTCGCGCTTCCATCCCACAGCTTGAGGCGGGCCTCGATGCGGCGATGAACGCGCTGGACGTGATGCTCGGCTCGCTGCCGGGCACGCACCGGGCCGAACTGGCAGAAGGCGGCGACATCCCGGCCGCCCCGCAGGTTGCAATTATCGGATCCCCCGGCGAACTGCTGAGGCGCCGCCCCGACCTCATCGTCGCCGAGCGCCGCCTAGCCGCTTCCAACGCGCGCATTGGCGTCGCCATTGCCGAGTACTACCCGAAGTTCTCGCTCAGCGGCCTGCTCGGCAGCGCCACATCCGTGGGAGCCGGCAGTCTATTCGGCAGCGGCGCCAGTCAATTTGCCGGCGTGCTCGGCCTGCGCTGGCGCCTGTTCGACTTCGGCCGTATTAATGCGCAAATCGATCAGGCCAAGGGGCAAGAGGCGGAGATGCTCGCCGCGTACCGGCTCGCCGTGCTGCGCGCCACGGAAGACGTGGAAGACGCCTTCTCTGCCCTGGTCAAGCGCGAGGAGCAAGCGGCCGTGCTCACGCAAGGCGTGGATTCGCTTGGCCGCGCCCGAAACGCTTCGTTTGCCGCTTACCAGAAAGGCGTCGTCAGCCTGATTGAAGTCCTGCAAGCCGACGAAAGCCTGTTGCGTGCATCAGACGCGCGCGCCCAGGCGCAAACGGAATCGGCGCGCGCTGCCGTCGCGGCATTCAAGGCGCTGGGCGGCGGCTGGCAGCCTGACGAATCGACCGCCGTTGCAAGCAAATAGTCCCCCCGCGAATGAGGCTGCGCATCCAGCGTGGCTCATCGCAACAACCGATTTACCGCCGCTCCAATTCACCCATACAGAAAGAAACTGCCATGTCCAACTCCAAAGTTGTCCTCATTACCGGTGTGTCTTCGGGCATCGGCCGTGCCACCGCAGCGAAGTTTGCGTTGCGGGGCTGCCGGGTATTCGGCACCGTGCGCAACCTCGCAAAAGCTCAGCCGATACCGGGCGTTGAACTGGTCGAGATGGATATCCGCGATCAAGCGTCGGTTCAGCAGGGAATCCAGACCCTCATCGCACAGGCCAAGCGCATCGATGTGCTGGT
The sequence above is a segment of the Ralstonia nicotianae genome. Coding sequences within it:
- a CDS encoding efflux transporter outer membrane subunit; its protein translation is MLPKRSLAALFVASLATGCAVGPDYVKPDVPVPQRLQGQTAVEQRTANAAADLSAWWAGFGDPQLTRFVLLSLEQNLDLAQAFARVTQARAGLGAANAALLPSGNVTGQAARAYQSVETPLGRVLNSRPGFDRYGNAFEADVNASWELDVFGGLRRGREAALADYQASQAGAVATRLVVAAQTADIYITIRGLQTRLKVARHQVQTQEELLSTVNLLYGKGLAAELQVRQAEGALAQVRASIPQLEAGLDAAMNALDVMLGSLPGTHRAELAEGGDIPAAPQVAIIGSPGELLRRRPDLIVAERRLAASNARIGVAIAEYYPKFSLSGLLGSATSVGAGSLFGSGASQFAGVLGLRWRLFDFGRINAQIDQAKGQEAEMLAAYRLAVLRATEDVEDAFSALVKREEQAAVLTQGVDSLGRARNASFAAYQKGVVSLIEVLQADESLLRASDARAQAQTESARAAVAAFKALGGGWQPDESTAVASK
- a CDS encoding efflux RND transporter permease subunit, with the translated sequence MSQGRFNLSALAVRERAVTLFLICLISLAGLISFFKLGRAEDPAFTVKVMTIITAWPGATAQEMQDQVAEKIEKRIQELRWYDRTETYTRPGLAFTTLTLLDSTPPSEVQEEFYQARKKVSDEVANLPPGVIGPMVNDEYADVTFALFALKAQGEPQRVLVRDAETLRQRLLHVPGVKKVNIIGEQSERIYVEFSHDRLATLGVSPQEVFAALNNQNALTAAGSVETKGPQVFIRLDGAFDELQKIRDTPVVSQGRTLKLSDIATVKRGYEDPATFMVRNGGQPALLLGIVMREGWNGLDLGKALDKEVGAINADMPLGMSLTKVTDQAVNISAAVDEFMLKFFAALLVVMLVSFVSMGWRAGLVVAAAVPLTLAVVFVVMAATGKNFDRITLGSLILALGLLVDDAIIAIEMMVVKMEEGYSRVAASAYAWSHTAAPMLSGTLVTAVGFMPNGFARSTAGEYTSNMFWIVGIALIASWVVAVVFTPYLGVKMLPDFKKVEGGHDAIYDTPRYNRFRALLGRVIARKWLVAGSVVGLFALAILGMAVVKKQFFPISDRPEVLVEVQMPYGTSINQTSAATAKLEAWLAKQKEAQIVTSYVGQGAPRFYLAMGPELPDSSFAKIVIRTDSQEERDALKQRLRQAIADGLAPEARVRVTQLVFGPYSPFPVAYRVTGPDAETLRRIAADVRQVMDASPMMRTVNTDWGMRVPTLHFTLQQDRLQAVGLTSSAVAQQLQFLLNGIPVTAVREDIRTVQVTARSAGDIRLDPAKIGDFTLAGANGQRVPLSQVGKIDVRMEEPIIRRRDRMPTITVRGDIADGLQPPDVSTALSKQLQPIIEKLPSGYRIEQAGSIEESGKATKAMLPLFPIMLAVTLLILIFQVRSIPAMVMVFLTSPLGLIGVVPTLILFGQPFGINALVGLIALSGILMRNTLILIGQIQHNKEEGLDPFTAVVEATVQRARPVILTALAAILAFIPLTHSVFWGALAYTLIGGTFAGTILTLVFLPAMYSIWFRIRPNNAADAQRDRQEQVQPTGQLVPE
- a CDS encoding TetR/AcrR family transcriptional regulator; translation: MKTTPYPVPVRGPADHDVRDQIVAAATEHFSRYGYEKTAVSDLAKAIGFSKAYIYKFFESKQAIGEMICANCLREIEADVSAALAEADSPPEKLRRMFKALTEASLRLFSHDRKLYEIAASAATERWQAVIAYEERIQKVLRDVLQEGRETGDFERKTPLDEATTAIYLVMRPYMNPLLLQYSFDYTESAPGLLSSLVLRSLSP
- a CDS encoding efflux RND transporter periplasmic adaptor subunit — translated: MLSRRFVTSTVICALPLALSACGEKAPADPRTEAPLVRAAFVQPVASASRSFTGVVAARVQSDLGFRVPGKVLERLVDAGQTVKRGQPLMRIDPVDLKLAAHAQQEAVSAARARAQQTAEDEARYRDLRGTGAISASAYDQAKAAADAAKAQLSAAEAQADVARNASRYAELLADGDGVVVETLAEPGQVVNAGQAVVRLAHAGRREAVVQLPETLRPAIGSVAQATLFGGESSGVPAKLRQLSDAADRLTRTFDARYVLDGELANAPLGATVTIQIPDRPATAQGDLQVPLGAVFDAGKGPGVWVIQGDPAKVSWRSVTIVRLGDEGARVAGQVKQGDRIVALGAQLLREGQQVRVAGQGASTAIAGVRL